The genomic DNA CGCCGCGAACGCGAGGTCCGGGGCTACCGCATCGTGTCGTTCGACCGGATCGTGCTCGTCGGCTTCGAGTAGCGGCGAGCGAGCAGCCGCCTACAGGTCGCCGTCGACGGGACGAACCCGGCCGCCGCGGCCCGCGGTCGAGAGCTCGAACACGTTCGAGAACTCGCCCTGATGCCAACTCGAGTAGCGACGCGTGTCTTCGTACCGATCGTCGACCCAGAGCTGGAGCTGGGCGACCTCGATGCGCCACGGACCCGACTCGCCGACCCGGATCGCAGGCAGTTCGCCGGTGCGGATCAGCTCGTCGACGGTGGCGACGTCGACGGCGAGGAGCTCGGCGGCATCGGCCACCGACATGAATCTGCCGACCTCACTGGTGCGACGTCTGGTCATTCCTCGATTATCGGGCCGCCCGGCGCGCGACGGGCAGCGTGTGGATAAGTTCACGGCGGCCTCTCGGGTTCGGGACACGATGGATGCGACGCGGTCGCGCAGGCCGCGACCGACGCGTCGTCAGAGAAAGAGGTGCCCCATGCCACGCCGCCCCGATCACGATCGCGGAGCCGTCCGGCTCGACCCCCGGCTGCTGATCGGCATGGTCGTCGTCGCGGGCTCGGTGCTCGGGGTGTGGGCCCTCGTCTCGGGACTCGACGCCTCCACCGAGGTGTACGCCGTGCGCGAGACCGTGACGCCCGGCACCGAACTCACCGCCGACGACCTCGAGGTGCGGTCGGTGCGACTCGGCGCGCCGGCCGACACCGGTCGCTATCTCGCCGCCGACGACCTGCCCGACGGCGGGCTCGTGGTCCTCCGCACGATCGGGGCGGGGGAACTCGTGCC from Agromyces larvae includes the following:
- a CDS encoding helix-turn-helix domain-containing protein; this translates as MTRRRTSEVGRFMSVADAAELLAVDVATVDELIRTGELPAIRVGESGPWRIEVAQLQLWVDDRYEDTRRYSSWHQGEFSNVFELSTAGRGGRVRPVDGDL